In one window of Oscillospiraceae bacterium DNA:
- a CDS encoding FAD-binding protein gives MSTINITIDGKKVSGNSGDTILKIAFANKIEIPTLCYHEKVKLYGACGVCVVEAEGMPKLLRACATVASDGMVIHTDSPRVKQARKIALELLMSDHKGDCVGPCKLNCPAGTSCQEYVKQIALGNEKEAVKIIKEKLPLPSSIGRICPHPCETACRRKMVEEPISIAHLKYYASDADLFSNDKYMPEVSPDTGKKVAIIGGGPGGLTAAYFLRKAGHEVTVYDAMPKMGGMLRYGIPEYRLPKAILDAEIESIAKMGVKMLCDCKIGKDISFEEIKASNDATVIAIGAWKSSKVGCDGENTDGVFGGIDFLREVALGNKPDIGKNVVVVGGGNTAMDACRTAVRLGAENVYVIYRRTRNEMPAEEIEYIEACEEGVNFKFLCNPAEIISENGKVSAVKLQIMELGEPDASGRRSPVPVEGKFEILQADSVIAAIGQKVNVNGFDGIELNQRGIISADTATFRTSCDGVFAIGDATNRGADIAISAIGEANKAAEVINSYLNGNQVPYKAPYLSKTEPAPDFFADRQKMPRVKMPHRPAEERKHDFKEVNLGLTREAAMKEASRCLECGCHDYADCRLIKYANMVEGIDPGRLCGELHSSFKETRLASIERDQGKCILCNLCVRICEEDVKKGILGLVDRGFKTVIKPEFRDDSVTAFCRDCQKCAKVCPTGALKIIK, from the coding sequence ATGAGTACAATAAACATAACAATAGACGGAAAGAAGGTCTCCGGGAACAGTGGAGACACCATACTTAAAATTGCTTTTGCCAACAAAATAGAAATACCCACCCTGTGCTATCACGAAAAAGTCAAGCTTTACGGTGCGTGCGGTGTATGCGTTGTTGAAGCCGAAGGAATGCCCAAGCTTCTCCGCGCCTGTGCCACAGTTGCAAGCGACGGCATGGTAATACATACGGACAGTCCGCGTGTAAAGCAGGCACGAAAAATAGCACTGGAGCTTCTCATGTCTGACCACAAGGGCGACTGCGTCGGTCCATGCAAGCTTAATTGCCCCGCAGGAACCTCCTGTCAGGAATATGTGAAGCAAATAGCTCTCGGAAATGAAAAAGAAGCGGTAAAAATAATAAAGGAAAAGCTTCCTCTCCCCTCTTCCATCGGCAGAATATGCCCCCATCCGTGCGAAACAGCCTGCCGCAGAAAAATGGTTGAGGAACCCATTTCCATTGCGCATCTTAAGTATTATGCTTCGGATGCAGATTTATTTTCGAATGACAAATATATGCCCGAAGTATCACCCGACACAGGAAAAAAGGTCGCAATAATAGGCGGAGGTCCGGGCGGTCTTACGGCGGCGTATTTCCTGCGCAAAGCAGGTCACGAGGTAACGGTGTATGACGCCATGCCTAAAATGGGCGGTATGCTTCGTTACGGTATTCCCGAGTACCGTCTCCCCAAAGCGATTCTTGATGCAGAAATCGAATCCATTGCTAAGATGGGTGTAAAAATGTTGTGTGACTGCAAAATAGGCAAGGATATTTCATTCGAGGAAATAAAAGCCTCAAACGATGCCACAGTCATAGCTATCGGTGCCTGGAAATCCTCAAAAGTCGGATGCGACGGAGAAAATACCGACGGAGTGTTCGGCGGTATAGATTTCTTACGTGAGGTAGCTCTCGGCAACAAACCCGATATAGGTAAAAATGTTGTTGTTGTAGGCGGCGGAAACACTGCCATGGACGCATGCAGAACAGCAGTACGACTTGGCGCTGAAAACGTCTATGTCATTTACAGAAGAACCCGCAACGAAATGCCCGCCGAAGAAATAGAGTACATTGAAGCGTGCGAGGAAGGTGTAAACTTCAAATTCCTGTGCAACCCTGCCGAAATAATTAGCGAAAACGGAAAGGTAAGTGCCGTAAAGCTTCAGATAATGGAATTGGGTGAACCGGATGCCAGCGGCAGACGCAGTCCCGTTCCGGTTGAAGGAAAATTTGAAATCCTGCAAGCCGACAGTGTTATAGCCGCTATCGGTCAGAAGGTCAACGTAAACGGATTTGACGGTATTGAGCTTAATCAGCGCGGTATAATTTCTGCAGATACAGCCACTTTCCGCACATCATGTGACGGTGTATTTGCTATCGGTGATGCTACAAACCGCGGTGCGGACATCGCTATCAGTGCGATAGGCGAAGCAAACAAAGCAGCAGAGGTCATAAACAGCTATCTTAACGGAAATCAAGTGCCTTACAAAGCTCCCTATCTTTCAAAAACGGAGCCTGCTCCCGACTTCTTTGCAGACCGTCAAAAAATGCCCCGTGTTAAAATGCCTCATCGTCCGGCAGAGGAAAGAAAGCATGACTTCAAAGAAGTTAATCTTGGGCTCACTCGCGAAGCGGCAATGAAAGAAGCATCAAGATGCCTTGAATGCGGATGTCACGACTACGCTGACTGCCGACTCATAAAATACGCCAACATGGTTGAAGGAATAGACCCGGGACGTTTATGCGGTGAACTTCACAGCAGTTTCAAGGAAACGCGTCTTGCTTCCATCGAACGCGACCAGGGCAAGTGTATTCTTTGCAATCTGTGTGTACGTATATGCGAAGAGGATGTCAAAAAAGGTATTCTGGGACTTGTGGACCGCGGATTTAAAACGGTTATTAAGCCCGAATTCAGGGACGACAGTGTTACGGCATTCTGCAGAGATTGTCAAAAGTGCGCCAAGGTATGTCCTACCGGTGCTCTGAAAATAATTAAATAG
- a CDS encoding NADH-quinone oxidoreductase subunit NuoF translates to MKRVVVGQGSCGIAAGAGKVYNAIKKHLDTSKAVLGITGCIGMCYLEPIVDIYEDDTLITRLVKVSESDAADIANAIQTDDFSITEKLKISDEDKSFLDKQTRIALRNCGVIDPTNIDEYIAADGYSALRKALTQMTPEEVIEEIKVSGLAGRGGAGFPTWFKWNAARASQSEPKYLICNADEGDPGAFMDRAVIESDPHNLIEGMMIAAYAIGAQHAVVYVRAEYPLAIIRLENAIKQAREKGMLGDNIMGTGFSCDMRIKAGAGAFVCGEETALIESLEGNRGMPRLKPPFPAQCGYNNQPSNINNVETFANVAWILLNGGQKFSAMGTENSKGTKVFALTGKIKRGGLVEVPMGMTLNDVIFGIGGGIKNDKKCKAVQMGGPSGGCIPIDKFDTVIDYKALAATGAIMGSGGMVVMDESTCMVGMAKFFLDFTAKESCGKCVHCRIGTKRMLEILTRIVDGNGKEGDTELLEELCHGIKDGALCGLGQTAPNPVLTTIKYFKNEYDAHINNKKCPAKECTALLSYTIAPEKCRGCTLCAKKCPVSAISGEKGKAFSIDGEKCIKCGQCITLCKFGAISAD, encoded by the coding sequence ATGAAAAGAGTAGTAGTCGGTCAGGGCAGCTGCGGAATTGCCGCAGGTGCAGGCAAGGTCTACAATGCGATAAAAAAACATCTTGATACTTCAAAAGCCGTTCTCGGAATCACAGGATGTATCGGTATGTGCTACCTTGAGCCGATTGTAGACATATACGAAGATGACACCCTTATAACACGGCTTGTAAAAGTGTCGGAAAGCGATGCCGCTGACATAGCGAATGCAATTCAAACTGATGATTTTTCAATTACAGAAAAATTGAAAATATCCGATGAAGACAAATCATTTCTTGACAAACAAACACGTATTGCTCTGCGCAACTGTGGTGTAATAGACCCAACGAACATAGATGAGTACATAGCCGCAGACGGTTATTCGGCACTCAGAAAAGCGCTTACACAAATGACACCCGAAGAGGTAATAGAAGAAATAAAAGTATCGGGGCTTGCAGGGCGAGGAGGTGCGGGCTTCCCCACCTGGTTCAAGTGGAACGCTGCAAGAGCTTCCCAATCCGAGCCAAAGTATTTGATATGTAATGCAGACGAGGGCGACCCGGGTGCATTTATGGACCGAGCTGTAATTGAAAGTGACCCGCACAATCTTATTGAAGGTATGATGATAGCAGCATACGCGATAGGTGCACAGCATGCGGTTGTATATGTGCGTGCGGAATATCCGCTTGCCATTATCAGACTCGAAAATGCCATAAAGCAGGCACGTGAAAAAGGTATGTTGGGCGACAATATCATGGGTACGGGCTTTTCCTGCGATATGCGTATAAAAGCAGGTGCAGGTGCATTTGTGTGCGGTGAAGAAACCGCTCTTATCGAATCGTTGGAGGGAAACAGAGGTATGCCCAGACTTAAACCTCCCTTCCCCGCGCAGTGCGGATATAACAATCAGCCTTCCAATATTAATAACGTAGAAACTTTTGCAAATGTGGCATGGATACTTCTCAACGGCGGGCAAAAGTTCTCCGCGATGGGTACCGAAAACAGCAAGGGTACAAAGGTTTTTGCTCTTACAGGCAAAATCAAGCGCGGCGGTCTGGTTGAAGTTCCCATGGGAATGACGCTGAACGATGTTATTTTCGGCATCGGAGGCGGCATTAAAAATGACAAAAAATGCAAAGCCGTACAGATGGGAGGTCCCTCCGGCGGATGTATCCCGATCGATAAATTCGACACCGTAATCGATTACAAAGCTCTGGCGGCGACAGGTGCTATCATGGGCTCGGGCGGCATGGTTGTAATGGATGAATCCACATGTATGGTAGGTATGGCCAAATTCTTTTTAGACTTTACTGCCAAAGAATCCTGCGGCAAATGCGTACACTGCCGTATAGGCACAAAACGCATGCTGGAAATACTCACCCGCATTGTGGACGGCAACGGCAAAGAGGGAGACACCGAGCTTCTTGAAGAGCTTTGCCACGGTATTAAAGACGGAGCGCTGTGCGGTCTTGGACAAACTGCACCCAACCCCGTGCTTACAACTATTAAATATTTCAAGAATGAATATGATGCGCACATCAATAACAAAAAATGTCCCGCAAAGGAATGTACAGCTCTTCTTTCATACACCATCGCTCCGGAGAAGTGTCGCGGATGTACACTTTGTGCGAAAAAATGTCCCGTTTCAGCCATCTCCGGAGAAAAGGGAAAGGCATTCAGCATAGACGGAGAAAAATGCATAAAATGCGGACAATGCATCACACTGTGTAAATTCGGTGCAATATCTGCAGATTGA
- the nuoE gene encoding NADH-quinone oxidoreductase subunit NuoE has protein sequence MCNCNCNCNKSDLSLMDNVLAEYADISGSLITILQKAQDIYGYLPTDVIYHIAERTGSTPAKVMGVATFYTQFRMKPVGKYLIMLCQGTACHVNGSERILSAITEELGIGDGDTTDDGLFTLKNVACLGCCSLSPVMMINEETYGSLTPEKTVSILRALREQTQKGDEQ, from the coding sequence ATGTGCAACTGTAACTGTAACTGCAACAAAAGCGATCTGTCGCTGATGGATAACGTTCTTGCAGAATATGCAGATATAAGCGGAAGTCTTATCACTATTCTGCAGAAAGCGCAAGATATTTACGGATATCTTCCGACAGATGTGATTTATCATATTGCCGAAAGAACCGGCAGCACTCCGGCAAAAGTAATGGGGGTGGCAACATTTTACACCCAGTTCCGCATGAAGCCGGTAGGAAAATATCTTATCATGCTGTGCCAGGGAACAGCATGCCATGTGAACGGCTCCGAAAGGATACTTTCGGCAATAACCGAAGAATTAGGTATAGGTGACGGTGACACAACAGATGACGGACTTTTCACATTGAAAAATGTGGCTTGTCTGGGATGCTGCAGTCTCTCGCCCGTTATGATGATAAATGAAGAGACATACGGTTCTCTTACTCCCGAAAAAACCGTAAGCATACTGCGTGCTCTTCGTGAACAGACGCAAAAGGGGGATGAACAATGA
- a CDS encoding translation initiation factor IF-3, with protein sequence MEVLSISTKELLINEEIKAAQVRLVGTDGEQMGIFNFSEALSLAYNKGLDLVEMAPGAKPPVCRIMDYGKYRFEREKKEKESRKKQTVVEIKEIKFSCRIDKHDFETKINHAHRFLQSGNKVKITITFSGREMNRQSMGYELMEQVAQACEEFGAVDKKPSVEGRYMTMFIVPKAPANNKAN encoded by the coding sequence TTGGAGGTGCTTAGTATCAGCACGAAAGAACTTCTTATCAACGAAGAGATAAAAGCCGCTCAGGTTCGTTTGGTAGGCACGGACGGAGAACAGATGGGAATTTTTAATTTTTCCGAAGCACTCAGCCTTGCATATAACAAGGGTCTTGACCTTGTTGAAATGGCACCCGGTGCAAAGCCTCCGGTATGCCGCATAATGGACTACGGCAAGTATCGTTTCGAGCGCGAAAAGAAAGAAAAGGAATCACGCAAGAAACAAACGGTTGTCGAAATCAAAGAAATCAAGTTTTCCTGCCGTATTGATAAGCATGATTTTGAAACCAAGATTAACCACGCCCACAGATTTCTGCAGAGCGGAAACAAGGTGAAGATAACCATTACCTTTTCCGGTCGTGAAATGAACCGCCAGAGCATGGGTTATGAGCTTATGGAGCAGGTGGCACAGGCTTGTGAAGAGTTTGGCGCGGTAGATAAGAAGCCATCTGTTGAGGGAAGATATATGACAATGTTCATTGTTCCCAAGGCACCCGCAAATAACAAAGCAAATTAA
- the rpmI gene encoding 50S ribosomal protein L35 — MGKFKTHKASAKRFTVTKSGLVKMNHQGRRHKLGQKTTKRKRMLRKAAYISESFAPIIKRIVPYNG, encoded by the coding sequence ATGGGAAAATTCAAGACACACAAGGCGTCTGCCAAGAGATTTACAGTGACCAAGAGCGGTCTTGTAAAGATGAATCATCAGGGAAGAAGACATAAGCTGGGTCAGAAGACCACCAAGCGTAAGAGAATGCTCAGAAAGGCAGCTTACATCAGCGAGTCCTTTGCACCAATCATCAAGAGAATCGTTCCTTACAACGGTTAA
- the rplT gene encoding 50S ribosomal protein L20: MARVKGAMMTRKRRKKVLKLAKGYWGAKSKHFKMAKQAVMKSGNYAFTGRKMKKRDFRSLWITRISAQAKVNGINYSRFMCGLKKAGIDLNRKMLAELAVSDKEAFAKLVEQAKAAL; the protein is encoded by the coding sequence ATGGCAAGAGTTAAAGGCGCTATGATGACGCGCAAAAGAAGAAAAAAAGTATTAAAGCTGGCTAAGGGCTACTGGGGTGCAAAGAGCAAACACTTCAAGATGGCTAAACAGGCCGTAATGAAGAGCGGTAACTATGCTTTCACCGGCAGAAAGATGAAGAAGAGAGACTTCCGTTCTCTTTGGATTACCCGTATTTCCGCTCAGGCTAAGGTTAACGGTATCAACTATTCCCGCTTTATGTGCGGTCTGAAGAAGGCGGGCATCGACCTCAACAGAAAGATGCTGGCTGAACTCGCAGTAAGCGACAAAGAGGCATTTGCAAAGCTCGTTGAGCAGGCAAAGGCTGCATTATAA
- a CDS encoding Trk family potassium uptake protein, with product MNNKNTPNIRIKLMPTQIILFGFLALVAVGTLLLMLPVSSSTGQWTDPLTACFTSVSASCVTGLVMVDTATYWSLFGQIIILIMIQTGGLGFMSVLLILSMLIKRRVTPRESIIMAQSLGFDSYGGFRKIALRIVGGTFVFEFVGAVILSARFIPIFGAAKGIYFGIFHSVSAFCNAGFDLMGNFSGKFSSLTAFTDDPTVNITIMLLVIIGGIGFIVWEDVLSYSRAKGLSCYTKLVLITSFVLVFSGAVFTFFAESGNPDFSDMTDRVLASFFQSVSTRTAGFNTVELTALSDITKMFSSILMFIGGSAGSTAGGVKTATVALLVITAFQISGGKKEVTVFKRNIDTGVIATALSVAVIALILVTLSTFAICSIDGISFTDSFFECASALNTVGMSIGVAGNGHTVSKLILMLLMFCGRVGILTMTYSASLRRARRESAVKYPCGNIIIG from the coding sequence ATGAATAATAAAAACACACCTAATATCCGTATAAAGCTCATGCCCACACAAATAATACTTTTTGGTTTTCTTGCTTTGGTCGCAGTGGGCACACTTCTTCTTATGCTTCCGGTTTCATCAAGTACCGGGCAATGGACCGATCCTCTCACTGCATGCTTTACTTCTGTGAGTGCAAGCTGTGTAACAGGTCTTGTGATGGTGGATACCGCTACATACTGGAGCCTTTTCGGTCAGATAATAATATTGATAATGATACAGACAGGCGGCTTGGGCTTTATGTCCGTTTTGCTGATACTGTCTATGCTTATAAAGCGTCGCGTTACTCCGAGAGAAAGCATAATAATGGCTCAATCGCTGGGCTTTGATTCCTATGGCGGATTTCGTAAAATTGCTTTGCGTATTGTGGGCGGAACGTTCGTGTTTGAATTCGTTGGTGCCGTGATACTCAGTGCAAGATTTATCCCGATTTTCGGAGCGGCAAAGGGAATATATTTCGGTATTTTCCATTCCGTATCTGCGTTCTGTAACGCAGGCTTCGATCTTATGGGGAATTTCAGTGGAAAATTCTCAAGTCTTACGGCTTTTACCGATGATCCTACTGTCAACATAACAATAATGCTTCTTGTAATAATCGGAGGAATCGGATTTATTGTGTGGGAGGATGTCCTTTCATACAGCCGTGCCAAGGGACTGAGCTGCTATACCAAGCTGGTGCTGATTACGTCTTTTGTGCTTGTATTTTCTGGCGCTGTATTTACGTTTTTTGCAGAATCCGGAAATCCCGATTTTTCCGATATGACAGACAGAGTGCTTGCATCCTTTTTTCAATCGGTGTCTACAAGAACGGCGGGATTTAATACTGTTGAACTTACCGCACTTTCCGATATAACAAAAATGTTCAGCTCGATTCTTATGTTTATAGGCGGATCCGCAGGTTCTACGGCAGGCGGCGTAAAAACAGCTACCGTGGCACTTCTTGTTATAACAGCTTTTCAGATTTCCGGAGGCAAAAAAGAAGTTACGGTTTTTAAAAGAAATATCGACACAGGTGTTATAGCCACTGCTTTGTCAGTTGCTGTAATTGCGTTGATTCTGGTGACATTATCAACTTTCGCAATTTGCTCTATTGATGGCATAAGCTTTACTGATTCCTTCTTTGAATGTGCAAGCGCACTCAATACTGTCGGCATGAGCATAGGCGTCGCGGGAAACGGGCATACGGTGTCAAAGTTAATTCTTATGCTTCTCATGTTTTGCGGGAGGGTTGGTATATTGACGATGACTTATTCAGCTTCGTTGCGCCGTGCACGCCGTGAATCAGCCGTCAAATATCCCTGCGGAAACATCATAATAGGTTAA
- a CDS encoding TrkA family potassium uptake protein translates to MKSFAIIGLGNFGTTLALTLAQNQHQVLVIDEDAEKVEEISDYVTNAVIGDSTDRAVLETAGITDYDCAVVAISNNMECSILTTLLLEDMGISQVVARAVSDNHAKVLQRVGADIVVFPERDMGEKLAYKLDKNNVLDYIEFSEDYSLVEAKVPVRWVGKSLRELDIRRKYKINIIAVIKDHPYRKIEINPDPDAPFEADDTLAMVGLNSDLDKVNG, encoded by the coding sequence ATGAAATCCTTCGCAATAATAGGTCTTGGAAATTTTGGTACAACTTTAGCTCTTACACTGGCGCAGAATCAGCATCAGGTTCTTGTTATCGACGAAGATGCCGAAAAGGTGGAAGAAATAAGCGATTACGTTACAAATGCCGTTATAGGCGATTCCACTGACCGCGCAGTTCTTGAGACCGCGGGAATTACTGATTACGACTGTGCTGTGGTGGCAATTTCAAATAATATGGAGTGCAGTATTCTAACTACACTTCTTCTTGAAGATATGGGGATAAGTCAGGTGGTGGCACGCGCCGTAAGCGACAATCATGCTAAGGTTTTACAGCGCGTCGGTGCCGATATCGTTGTATTCCCCGAACGTGATATGGGCGAAAAGCTGGCGTATAAGCTTGATAAAAACAATGTACTTGATTACATCGAATTCAGCGAGGATTATTCTCTTGTCGAAGCAAAGGTGCCTGTGAGATGGGTTGGTAAATCGTTGCGTGAGTTGGATATACGCCGTAAATACAAAATAAACATCATTGCCGTTATAAAGGATCATCCATACAGGAAAATAGAAATCAACCCCGACCCGGATGCACCCTTTGAGGCAGATGATACTCTTGCAATGGTGGGACTGAATTCCGATTTGGATAAGGTGAACGGCTGA
- a CDS encoding RNA methyltransferase: MESITSRKNPLILEISKLKMKKYRDEKALFIVEGKKLFSEAVKAGLVPKYVFLCDDASEEVEVCFDNCRTFSLTRQVYEKITTEKSPQGIMGVFPYGENIIRCNDDISENESFNKINEVFKSATNGYIIIENVQDPGNVGTIIRTALAFGIDAVLCVDGADVYNPKTMRAAMGALFGMKTVICRDIFQAVNFARKSTSAIYAAALDKTSISIDKADFSQPRAVMIGNEGNGLTAEALSVCDSRVIIPISDKSESLNAGIAAAVFMDHMRRH, encoded by the coding sequence ATGGAGAGTATCACTTCAAGAAAAAATCCGCTAATTTTGGAAATTTCAAAACTGAAAATGAAAAAATACCGTGACGAAAAAGCGCTTTTCATAGTTGAAGGCAAAAAGCTTTTTTCGGAGGCGGTGAAAGCGGGACTTGTCCCAAAATATGTTTTTCTTTGCGATGATGCGTCGGAAGAAGTTGAGGTTTGCTTTGATAATTGCCGAACATTTTCACTAACTCGCCAGGTATATGAAAAAATAACCACAGAAAAATCTCCCCAGGGTATAATGGGTGTATTTCCGTACGGCGAAAATATAATAAGATGCAATGATGACATATCGGAAAACGAAAGTTTTAATAAAATTAATGAAGTATTCAAATCTGCAACAAATGGCTACATTATAATAGAGAATGTGCAAGACCCCGGAAACGTTGGAACAATTATCCGCACCGCACTTGCTTTCGGTATCGATGCGGTGCTGTGTGTAGATGGGGCGGATGTGTATAATCCCAAAACCATGCGTGCGGCGATGGGGGCACTTTTCGGAATGAAAACAGTTATTTGCCGTGATATTTTTCAGGCTGTTAATTTTGCACGTAAAAGTACATCAGCCATATATGCGGCGGCACTTGATAAAACCAGCATTTCGATTGATAAAGCCGATTTCTCACAGCCACGTGCCGTCATGATAGGTAATGAGGGCAACGGGCTTACCGCCGAAGCATTATCTGTTTGTGACAGTCGGGTAATAATACCTATAAGCGACAAATCCGAGTCGCTTAACGCAGGAATTGCGGCAGCCGTTTTCATGGATCATATGAGGAGGCATTAA
- the dprA gene encoding DNA-protecting protein DprA, giving the protein MDKNLDIATDIVKYTEQNGVTVITYNDVRYPKRLKRIDNCPIVLYCKGDLGCLDELPSVGVVGTRRYSAQGERITKRISYDLSRSGFTIVSGLARGIDSFAHKAALYNKSKTVAVLGCGIDVIYPPENRELTLRMYENALVITEFAPGTRPLAWNFPARNRIISALSDVVFVAECTLKSGTIITADHAFEHNIPVCMHDALCGDALGYLKGKGAVSVTNSDDITCRLRERYPQLKPISELPKLEKLLPDEVVVTVSPLNPFKPSPKKKSDVIIKENIISDPVPERKTEIIQPTTDVLDEQEKAVLKLLEIKPMDIDQMAESGFDVSQLLRTLTILEIKGMVISVAGGKYVKNLAERI; this is encoded by the coding sequence ATGGATAAAAATTTGGATATTGCCACAGATATTGTTAAATACACCGAACAAAACGGTGTAACTGTTATTACCTATAATGATGTCAGATATCCGAAAAGACTTAAAAGAATTGATAACTGTCCGATTGTTCTTTACTGCAAGGGAGACCTCGGATGTCTTGATGAATTACCGTCGGTAGGTGTTGTAGGTACGCGAAGATACAGCGCGCAGGGCGAACGAATTACAAAGCGTATTTCCTACGACCTTTCGCGAAGCGGTTTCACCATTGTCAGCGGTCTTGCAAGGGGAATAGATTCCTTTGCACATAAAGCGGCACTTTACAATAAATCCAAAACCGTTGCTGTTCTCGGATGTGGTATAGATGTGATATATCCTCCCGAAAACCGTGAACTTACATTAAGAATGTATGAAAACGCTTTGGTAATAACTGAGTTTGCGCCCGGTACAAGACCGCTTGCCTGGAACTTCCCCGCGCGTAACAGAATAATAAGTGCACTTTCGGATGTGGTTTTTGTGGCGGAGTGTACACTTAAAAGTGGAACCATAATCACCGCTGACCACGCATTTGAACATAATATACCGGTCTGTATGCATGATGCTTTGTGCGGTGACGCATTGGGATATCTCAAGGGCAAGGGTGCTGTGAGCGTTACCAATTCGGATGACATAACATGCCGTTTGCGCGAGCGTTATCCACAACTTAAGCCGATAAGCGAGCTTCCGAAGCTTGAAAAGCTTTTGCCGGATGAGGTAGTGGTAACCGTTTCACCGCTAAACCCATTTAAACCGTCGCCTAAAAAGAAATCCGACGTCATAATAAAAGAAAATATCATTTCTGACCCTGTTCCCGAGAGAAAAACAGAAATCATACAACCGACGACTGATGTACTTGATGAGCAGGAAAAAGCTGTATTGAAGCTGTTGGAAATAAAGCCCATGGATATTGACCAGATGGCTGAAAGCGGATTTGACGTTTCTCAGCTTCTCAGAACTCTCACCATTCTTGAAATAAAGGGTATGGTTATTTCCGTCGCAGGCGGAAAATATGTAAAAAACTTAGCTGAAAGGATATAA